Genomic window (Mycolicibacterium smegmatis):
CGCCCGATCCGGTGATGGGGGAGATCCCGCGCCGGGCCGACGGATCCCCGCTGGGCACGTTGCGTGAATGGGGTGCAACCGATCTCGTTTCCGCGGTGATGCCCGCACGTGATGAGTCGGTGCGGATCGGGGCGCTTTCCACCGCCGCCGACTATTACCTGGCCCGCGGTGTCACGTGGGTGCAGGACGCGTGGGTCGAGCCCGCCGACGTGGACACGTACGTGGCCGCCGCGCAGCAGGGCGCGTTGCGGATGCGGTTCAACCTGGCCTTCTACGCCGATCCACGGCATTTCGACGAGCAGGTCACGCAGTACGCCGCCGCGCGGGATCGCGTGCGGGACGCGGGATCTGACCTGTTGACGGCGCAGACCGTGAAGTTCTTCGCCGACGGCGTGGTGGAGAACGAGACCGGCGCCCTGCTCGCACCGTACTGCTCAGGCCTGCACTCGCACGGCATGCAGGTGTGGGAGGGGGACTCGCTGGCGCAGGCCGCCCGGCGGGTGGACGATCTCGGCTTGCAGATCCACATCCACGCGATCGGCGACGCCGCGGTGCGCCAGGCCCTCGACGCGATCGAATACGTTGTGCGGCAGAACGGTCCGCGCGACCGCAGGCCGGTGATCGCGCACGCCCAGTTGGTCGACGACGCCGATCTCGGCCGCTTCGCCGAACTGGGTGTCATCCCCAACATGCAGCCGCTGTGGGCGCAGATGGACGCGTTGATGACCGTGCTGACAATCCCCCGTCTCGGCGTCGAGCGTGCCCAGAAGCAGTACCGCATCCGCAGCCTGGAGGATTCCGGCGCCGCGTTGGCGTTCGGTTCGGACTGGCCGGTGTCGTCGGGTGCGCCGCTGGACGGCATCGCCGTCGCGGTGTCGCGCCGCACCGCCGACGGCGAGCCGGAAGGCGGATGGACGCCGCACGAGATCCTGCCTCCCGAAGCGGCTCTGGCGTCGTACACCGGTGCGGTCGCCTACCAGGCGTTCGCCGAGAAGACTTGGGGCCGAATCGTTCCCGGTGCCAGCGCGGATCTGGTGTGGCTGGATCGCGACCCCCGCACCGTCCCGCCGCTGGAGCTTCCCGCGGTTGGCGTACGTGCCACCTACCTGCAGGGCAGACCGGTTCACACGGCTGCGGATTGAGAGGAGCGCAGATGTCGAATACCGCGGAGGTGGCCGAAGGTCATCTCAAACGGGCACTGGGGCTGCCGTCCCTGGTGCTGTTCGGCCTGGTGTACATGGTGCCGCTCACGGTGTTCACCACCTACGGCATCGTCACCCAGACCTCGGGTGGGCGGGTGCCGCTCTCCTACCTGGTGACGTTGGCCGCCATGGTGTTCACGGCACGGTCGTACGCCCGCATGTCGGTGGCCTATCCGGTTGCCGGGTCGGCTTACACCTACACGCAGAAGTCGTTCGGCGCTCCGGTCGGGTTCCTCGCCGGTTGGTCGCTGCTGCTCGACTACCTGTTCCTGCCGATGATCAACTATCTGGTGATCGGCCTCTATCTGTCGGCGGCGATCCCGGCGATACCGGCGTGGGTGTTCATCCTCATCGCGATCGCGGTCGTGACGGTGCTCAACGTCGTCGGCATCGTGTCGGTGGCGCGCGCGAACTTCGTCATCATCGCGGTCCAGGCGATCTTCATCGTCGCGTTCCTCATACTGGCCACCTCGAAGGTGTTCAGTTACGGCACTGTGGATCTGGCGGCGCCGTTCACCGGTGACGGCACCGCACCCGGATTCAGCCCTGTGCTGGCCGGCGCGGCGATCCTGTGCCTGTCGTTCCTCGGCTTCGACGCGGTCTCGACGTTGTCCGAGGAGGCCAAGGATCCGAAACGAACCGTCCCGCGGGCGATCATGATCGCGACGTTGGCGTCGGGCCTGATCTTCGTGGTGCTCTCGTACATGGCGCAGGTGGTGTTCCCCTCCAACGAGTTCAGCGACGTCGACTCCGGTTCGCTGGACGTGATGATGACCGCGGGCGGAAACTTCCTGCAGGTGTTCTTCACGGCCGCCTACGTCGCGGGAGCGACCGGTTCGGCGATCACGTCGCAGGCTTCGGTGGCGCGCATCCTCTACGCGATGGGACGCGACGGAGTGCTGCCGCGCCCCTTCTTCGGGCACGTGTCTCCGAGGTTCTCCACCCCGGTTTACGCGATCCTGGCGGTCGCGGTGATCTCGCTGCTGGCCATCGTGATCGACCTGGGAATCCTGGCTTCGGTGATCAGCTTCGGTGCGCTGGTGGCGTTCTCGGCGGTCAACCTGTCGGCCATCAAGCACTACTTCGTCGACCACCGCGAACGTGCGGGTGCGCAGGTGATCAACAGCCTGGTGCTGCCGCTGATCGGTTTCGCGTTGACGGTGTGGCTGTGGTTCAGCCTCGACGGCCTCGCGCTCATCATCGGGTTGTGCTGGCTCGCGATCGGTTTCGTGTGGCTTGCGGGCGTCACCCGCGGATTCCAGCGGCCGACCCCGGTGCTGGACATGAAGGAGTAGTTGGCACACAGCGATCGAGCGGCCACGGTGTGTTCACGTGGCCGCTCGATGCGTTCGGGGGTGTGTCAGGCCGTATCAGGCTGCAGTGACCGTGACGTCGATGTTGCCGCGGGTGGCCTTGGAGTAGGGGCACACCTGGTGGGCGTCGTCGACGATGGCCTGCGCGGTCGCCTGGTCCACGCCCGGGATGGTGACGTTGAGACGCGCCCGCAGCGAGAACTCGCCGTCGGTGTTGAGCAGGTCCACTTCGGCGTCCACCGCAGTGTCAGCCGGCAGCTTCACGTTGTGCTTGGGTGCGGTGACACCCATGGCGCTCAGGAAGCACGCCGACCACCCCGCGGCGAAAAGCTGCTCGGGGTTGGTGCCGGAGCCTTTGCCGCCCGGCGGGGTCAGCTGGATGTCGAGGTTGCCGTCGGAACTGAACGACTCGCCCTGCCGCCCACCGGTGGTGTGGGTCTTGGCCGTGTACAGCACGTTGTCGGTGGAAGTGGTCATTACCGTCTCCTGTTCATATAAGTCGCATCCGATTTAATCGGATACGTCAGACCCTAACATCGAAACAGCCTCTGTCAATCCCGTCCGATTGAATCGCATGCGATTCAATTTCGGTACACTCGGTTCATGACCCCCGCGCGTCTGAACCTGGCCGACTTCCTGTGCTTCTCGATCTACTCGGCCAACCTCGCGTTCGGAAAGGCCTACAAGCCGCTGCTGGACCAGCGCGGCATCACCTACACGCAGTACATCGCGATCGTGGCGTTGTACGACCAGGATCATCAGACCGTGAGCAGCCTGGGTGAGAAGCTGTTCCTGGAGTCCAACACCCTGACCCCGATCCTCAAGAAGCTCGAGTCGCTGGGATACGTGACCAGGCGTCGGGATCCCGACGACGAGCGTCAGGTCGTCGTCAGCCTGACCGAGGCCGGCCGTGCACTGCGTGAACAGTCGTTCGAGTTGGAGCTCGCGTCGGCCACCGGCTTGACCGTCGACGAGATGCGGATCATGCAGAAGGGCATCGCGAAGCTACGTGACAACCTGCGTGAGCACGTCCGCGCCACTCGCTGACCGGATGTTGCTCAGTGGGGGACCGCCACGCTGCGTAGCAGCTCGGGTGTGAGTTTCGGGACCGCCTCGGGCACCACGAGTACCGGTGTGGTGGCGTGCGCGACAACTGCAGCGGCAACACTGCCCTGTAGATGCCCGAGGAAACCGTTGCGCCGGTGCGGACCGATCACGATCATGCTCGCGCCGTGCTTCTCGGCGGTGTCGACGATGCCCTGCCACGTCGGTGCGGCCTCGACCGCGACACTGCACGCGGTGAACCCGGCGGCCTCGGCGAGTTCCGCACCGCGGGCGGCGGTCCGCTCGGCCGCGCGCCGCACCTCGCTCGCCTGGTCGGCGTCGAAGGGTTCGGTCCCGGCGGGGGTGAATCCGACGTCGGCGGGTTGCCACACGCAGACGACGAGTGCGTCGCGCTCTCCTGCCAACCGGCCGGCGGCGAAGTCGATGGCGTTCGCCGCGCGCTCGGACCCGTCGTAGGCGATCAACACCGGCCCGGTCATCGCGGGCAGGACGCGGGCCGCGGGACGCGAAGGCGTGACGGCCGGGACCTGCGGAGCGGGCAGACCCGGGCGCAGCCGCGCGAGCAGCGGCGGCGAATACCAGGCCGGATCGTCCCCGTCGAGGAAGCGGTCGATGTCAGGTGCCTGTGGTCGCGCACCGCTGAGCAGGTAGACCACCACACCGAAGAGCGCGCCGCCGATCGCCAGGCCGAGGCTGATCCACAGCGCATCGCCGGTTCCCTGCACCAGGCCACCGGTGGCCGTGAGCGCGAAATGCGCGAAGATCGGCGCCACCATGAACGCCGCGACGGCACGCAGCAGTTCGATGATCGCGAAGACGCGCTGCAAACTGTTGGACTGCAACGAGAAACCCGCCACGAACAACGCCGGGGCGACGGTGGCGCCGAGGGCCAGACCGGTCAGGGCCGAACCGACCAGCGCCAGCGGCTGATTCGCGGGTAGTGCGAATCGGAACGCCACGACCCCGGCGGCGAGCAGCGCCATCCCGACGAGGGGGAGGTAGTGCATCGCGCGGCGGCTGATGACGTGTCCGAACACGAACGCCATGACCACCGCGCCGCCGAGTTCGGGCAGATACAGCAGCCCGACGTGTACCGGGTTGAAGCTCTCGAGGAAGACCTCGGCGGTCAACGCGGTCGCAGCAACCGAGGCCGCCGCCGCGAACAGCGCCACCCCGACGCCGGCAACCGGGATGGAACTCGTGAGCATCGTCCGGATCGTGAGCAACGGCCGCGGTGCGCGGAACTGGTAGACGATCAGGGTCACGATCAGCAGCAGGCCGCCCAGCATCGGCACGGTGACCGCCGCGTCGTCGAATCCGTGGCTGGTGAGCTGTGCGGCACCGATGAACGCCGCCGCGCACCCCACCGCTGCCAGCGCGATGGCCTTGATGTCACGTGGCGCGGTGCGGTCTGCCGGCGGCGCATCCTCGAACGTCAACAGCGCCATGACCAGGGCCGCCAGCGCGATGGCGGCGATAATCCAGAACAGTGGGCGCCAGGCGTGCGCCTCGGCCTGCGTACCACCGACGAACGGGCCGAGGGCGACCGCCCCGAACACGCACATGTTCATGATCACTGCTGTGTGGCGCAGCTTTTCGCGTGGGAAGCCGATGGTCAACGGTGGTGCGGCGGCGATCAGCAGCATGCTGGTCGACAAACCCTGGAGCACATGGCCGATGATGAACACCGTGCCGTTCGGTGCCGAAGCGGCCACCGCCGAGCCGATGACGAGCAGTACGGCGTACGCGATCATCATGCGCCGCTGGGGGAGATGCTGCGCGAACTGCACGGCCAGTACGGTCCCCACTGCGTAGGCCGCGTTGCCCAAACCCGAGCCCAGGCTCATCTCCTGGGGCGTCATGTGCAGTTGTTCACAGATGATCGGAACCAGCGGGTCGATCGCCGCGGACAGTGCCAGGTAGGGGATCAGGGCCAAGGTCACCATCGTGGCGACTGCGGGGTACCTTCCGGCGAGGGGGCCTTGGCGCATATCAGAAGCGCCCTGATGTCGGGTTCAGTTCACGCACTGGCGGTGAAACGACGTGCGGTGATTGCTCTATTCCATCTGTGGGTGGTGTCACGACCGTTTGCGCAGCGGAAACATCTGTGCCTGCGTAATGACATCACTCGCAACAACTTTCAGGGAACTCACAGCAGATGTGCAGGGGACGGACAGTCCGGTGCGATGCTCCGTCGCCGACTTGGATGGCGGCGATGGTGAAATCGTCGGCAGCCGTGGCGTTTCGGTGAACTCTCGGCAGTCGACTCCCGGTGAGGGTGACACAACTCCGCCCTGCTGGGAGGGTCCGCCTGCCACCTGTGATCTACGGAGATGTGTTCGGGGTCGGGCTCTGCGACGATTCCCATTTGGACTCCATGGTCCGCGTGACGGGCGTGCCTGCCGCGAACTCCCGCTGGAACGTCTCGCCGTCGTCGCCTTCGAAGGTGACCAGTAGGCCCGATCCGGTGTCCTCCTTGTGGACCACCTTGCAGGTGGGTTCCCCGGTGCCGAGGGTCACCACGTCACCGGGGGCCACCTCGTCGATGCGCGCGACGGCACTGTTGTCAGACATGGTCCTGTCGATAGCCGCTTTACGCGCTCACCAAACCGGTCAGCCCATGGCCCACAGGCCGAGGCTGATCACGAACGCCGTCAGTCCCAGCGTCGTCTCCAGCAGCGTCCAGGTCTTGAGCGTGGTCTTGACGTCCATGCCGAAGAACCGGCTGACCAACCAGAAGCCGGAGTCGTTGACGTGCGAGAGCACCGTGGCGCCCGCGGCGATCGCCATCACCAGCGCGGTCAGTTGCAGGCTGCTCAGTCCCGCGGCGGCGACGGCCGCGCTGAGTAGACCCGCGGTGGTGGTCAATGCGACCGTCGCCGAACCCTGCGCGACGCGCAGCAGTGTGGAGATGAGGAAGGCCTGCAGGATCAGCGAGATCCCGAGGTCGGACAGCGAACCGCTCAGGGCGTCTCCGATGCCGCTGGTGCGCAGCACGCCACCGAACATGCCGCCCGCACCGGTGATCAGGATGATCGCGCAGATCGGGCCGAGGGCGTTGTCGAGGATGTCGGTGACGGTGGCCATCGACCTGCCGCGCAATCCGAGTACCAGGGTGGCGACGATCACGGTGATCAGCAGGGCGATCGAGGTGGTGCCGATCAGTTTGAGGTACTCCGCCCACGTGGCCTCTTCGGGAATCACCCCTGCGGTCTGCAGGGTGGCGACCACCGTGTTGCACGAGATCAGTACGAAGGGCAGCAGCAGCACACCCAGGACGGTCAGGAACGACGGTGTGGTCCGGGTGGCGGTCTTCGAGGACCCTGTGGCGCCGGCCCCGTCGGCGTCGGCCTCGGTGCCGGTGGCGTCGGAATCGCGGCCGCCGTTGATCTCACCGAACAGTGACGTGGGAATGTCGACGTGAACCCGCCTGCCGATCACCTGGGACACGAGGAACGCGCCGACATACCACGACACCAACGCCACGGGGACGCCGACGATCAGGGTGAGACCGATGTTGGCGCCGAGCAGTTCGGCCGCCGCAACCGGACCGGGATGCGGCGGGACCAGGGCGTGCATGGCCGCGAACGCGCCGGCTGCGGGGAATGCGTACAGCAGCAGCGATCCGCCGAACCTGCGGGCCACCGTCATGATGATCGGCAGGAAGACGACCAGACCGGCGTCGAAGAAAATCGGGAAACCGAACAGCAACGCGGCCACGCCGAGCGCGAGAGGGGCCCGCTTCTCGCCGAACCGGCCGATGAGCGTGTCGGCGAGAACCTGTGCACCCCCGGTGGTTTCGAGAAGACGCCCGATCATGACACCGAAACCGACGAGCAGGGCCACGGAGCCGAGCGTGCTGGAGAACCCGGATGACAGGGCGCTTGGCACATCGGCCACGGGGATACCGGCGGCCAGTGCGGTCAACAGGCTCACCAGTACCAGGGCGACGAACGCGTGCAGCTTCACCTTGATGATGAGGAACAGCAGGACCGCCACCGCGGCTGCCGCGATCAGCAGAAGGG
Coding sequences:
- a CDS encoding MarR family winged helix-turn-helix transcriptional regulator: MTPARLNLADFLCFSIYSANLAFGKAYKPLLDQRGITYTQYIAIVALYDQDHQTVSSLGEKLFLESNTLTPILKKLESLGYVTRRRDPDDERQVVVSLTEAGRALREQSFELELASATGLTVDEMRIMQKGIAKLRDNLREHVRATR
- a CDS encoding universal stress protein, encoding MRQGPLAGRYPAVATMVTLALIPYLALSAAIDPLVPIICEQLHMTPQEMSLGSGLGNAAYAVGTVLAVQFAQHLPQRRMMIAYAVLLVIGSAVAASAPNGTVFIIGHVLQGLSTSMLLIAAAPPLTIGFPREKLRHTAVIMNMCVFGAVALGPFVGGTQAEAHAWRPLFWIIAAIALAALVMALLTFEDAPPADRTAPRDIKAIALAAVGCAAAFIGAAQLTSHGFDDAAVTVPMLGGLLLIVTLIVYQFRAPRPLLTIRTMLTSSIPVAGVGVALFAAAASVAATALTAEVFLESFNPVHVGLLYLPELGGAVVMAFVFGHVISRRAMHYLPLVGMALLAAGVVAFRFALPANQPLALVGSALTGLALGATVAPALFVAGFSLQSNSLQRVFAIIELLRAVAAFMVAPIFAHFALTATGGLVQGTGDALWISLGLAIGGALFGVVVYLLSGARPQAPDIDRFLDGDDPAWYSPPLLARLRPGLPAPQVPAVTPSRPAARVLPAMTGPVLIAYDGSERAANAIDFAAGRLAGERDALVVCVWQPADVGFTPAGTEPFDADQASEVRRAAERTAARGAELAEAAGFTACSVAVEAAPTWQGIVDTAEKHGASMIVIGPHRRNGFLGHLQGSVAAAVVAHATTPVLVVPEAVPKLTPELLRSVAVPH
- a CDS encoding organic hydroperoxide resistance protein, with the protein product MTTSTDNVLYTAKTHTTGGRQGESFSSDGNLDIQLTPPGGKGSGTNPEQLFAAGWSACFLSAMGVTAPKHNVKLPADTAVDAEVDLLNTDGEFSLRARLNVTIPGVDQATAQAIVDDAHQVCPYSKATRGNIDVTVTAA
- a CDS encoding APC family permease; the protein is MSNTAEVAEGHLKRALGLPSLVLFGLVYMVPLTVFTTYGIVTQTSGGRVPLSYLVTLAAMVFTARSYARMSVAYPVAGSAYTYTQKSFGAPVGFLAGWSLLLDYLFLPMINYLVIGLYLSAAIPAIPAWVFILIAIAVVTVLNVVGIVSVARANFVIIAVQAIFIVAFLILATSKVFSYGTVDLAAPFTGDGTAPGFSPVLAGAAILCLSFLGFDAVSTLSEEAKDPKRTVPRAIMIATLASGLIFVVLSYMAQVVFPSNEFSDVDSGSLDVMMTAGGNFLQVFFTAAYVAGATGSAITSQASVARILYAMGRDGVLPRPFFGHVSPRFSTPVYAILAVAVISLLAIVIDLGILASVISFGALVAFSAVNLSAIKHYFVDHRERAGAQVINSLVLPLIGFALTVWLWFSLDGLALIIGLCWLAIGFVWLAGVTRGFQRPTPVLDMKE
- a CDS encoding amidohydrolase — its product is MSERIVPTVNSSTLFRNGVIWSPDGDTTTDALLISGGVVQAVGDEAKAGSADVEVDLEGGFLMPSFGDGHAHPLYGGLESAGPAVRKGKSVDEIVAAVKEYADAHPEQEWIVGASYDGSLASDGLFDARWLDAVVPDRPVVLRAWDYHTFWVNSAALQRAGITADTPDPVMGEIPRRADGSPLGTLREWGATDLVSAVMPARDESVRIGALSTAADYYLARGVTWVQDAWVEPADVDTYVAAAQQGALRMRFNLAFYADPRHFDEQVTQYAAARDRVRDAGSDLLTAQTVKFFADGVVENETGALLAPYCSGLHSHGMQVWEGDSLAQAARRVDDLGLQIHIHAIGDAAVRQALDAIEYVVRQNGPRDRRPVIAHAQLVDDADLGRFAELGVIPNMQPLWAQMDALMTVLTIPRLGVERAQKQYRIRSLEDSGAALAFGSDWPVSSGAPLDGIAVAVSRRTADGEPEGGWTPHEILPPEAALASYTGAVAYQAFAEKTWGRIVPGASADLVWLDRDPRTVPPLELPAVGVRATYLQGRPVHTAAD
- a CDS encoding GntP family permease, which codes for MDAIDPAYGTTTLLLIAAAAVAVLLFLIIKVKLHAFVALVLVSLLTALAAGIPVADVPSALSSGFSSTLGSVALLVGFGVMIGRLLETTGGAQVLADTLIGRFGEKRAPLALGVAALLFGFPIFFDAGLVVFLPIIMTVARRFGGSLLLYAFPAAGAFAAMHALVPPHPGPVAAAELLGANIGLTLIVGVPVALVSWYVGAFLVSQVIGRRVHVDIPTSLFGEINGGRDSDATGTEADADGAGATGSSKTATRTTPSFLTVLGVLLLPFVLISCNTVVATLQTAGVIPEEATWAEYLKLIGTTSIALLITVIVATLVLGLRGRSMATVTDILDNALGPICAIILITGAGGMFGGVLRTSGIGDALSGSLSDLGISLILQAFLISTLLRVAQGSATVALTTTAGLLSAAVAAAGLSSLQLTALVMAIAAGATVLSHVNDSGFWLVSRFFGMDVKTTLKTWTLLETTLGLTAFVISLGLWAMG